One segment of bacterium DNA contains the following:
- a CDS encoding ABC transporter permease, with protein MKSVTAKAGLIIVAILVLVAIFAPHLAPQDPGAYNLDLAFAGPSRQHWLGNDADGRDMLSRMIMGARVSLGISVGVVGITLIIGSLMGIVAGWCGGVVDRAFSFVCDVFLAFPGFLFAIAVAAFLGPSVVNVVIILCIRGWVTFARLTRGQTLSLKEREFVQAGRSIGVRTPRILVRHLLPNMIGPIVVNASFGMAGVIMIESSLSFLGLGVPVDVPSWGGMIDQGTQFLLVAPHLSIIPGIAIMLVVLGFNLLGDGLRDMLAPRGR; from the coding sequence GTGAAGAGCGTGACCGCAAAGGCGGGCCTCATAATCGTGGCGATCCTCGTGCTCGTGGCGATCTTCGCCCCGCATCTCGCTCCGCAGGATCCCGGCGCGTACAACCTCGATCTGGCGTTCGCCGGCCCATCCCGGCAGCACTGGCTGGGCAACGACGCGGACGGCCGCGACATGCTCTCGCGCATGATCATGGGCGCGCGTGTCTCGCTCGGCATAAGCGTGGGCGTGGTCGGGATCACGCTGATCATAGGCTCGCTCATGGGGATCGTGGCGGGCTGGTGCGGCGGCGTCGTGGACAGGGCGTTCTCGTTCGTGTGCGACGTCTTCCTTGCGTTTCCGGGTTTCCTCTTCGCGATAGCGGTCGCCGCGTTCCTTGGGCCTTCGGTCGTCAACGTCGTCATCATCCTCTGCATCAGGGGCTGGGTGACATTCGCCAGGCTCACGCGCGGTCAGACCCTCTCGCTCAAAGAGCGAGAGTTCGTGCAGGCGGGCCGCTCCATCGGCGTGCGCACGCCGAGGATCCTCGTCAGGCACCTTCTGCCCAACATGATCGGCCCCATTGTGGTCAATGCCAGCTTCGGCATGGCCGGCGTGATAATGATCGAGTCGTCGCTGTCGTTCCTGGGGCTCGGGGTGCCGGTGGACGTTCCATCCTGGGGAGGGATGATCGATCAAGGGACGCAATTCCTGCTCGTGGCTCCTCATCTATCAATAATCCCGGGCATCGCCATAATGCTCGTCGTGCTCGGTTTCAATCTCTTGGGAGACGGACTGCGCGACATGCTTGCGCCCAGGGGGCGCTGA
- the nagZ gene encoding beta-N-acetylhexosaminidase: protein MTTVGQMLMVGVEGKKLTSLHRLFLKETGAGGVILFSRNYESPKQVARFIADLRAASDVPLIIGVDQEGGRVARFGKPFTKVPPMAALGRAGEGGEELAGELGAMLGRELAAVGVDIDFAPVVDVLTNPANPVIGDRAISRDAAQVATLAAAFIRGMQSEGVAACAKHFPGHGDTDVDSHLGLPVLPHNRARFDACEFLPFKAAIEAGVASVMVAHISAPNLDRDAPTSVSKPVMTDILRKGLGFDGLVFTDDLIMKGISDKCSPYEAGWRSIAAGADMVLVCHRPDEQRATLEGIRRAVSEGWIDMATLTSSLKRLERFRARFPGPEKRPPMRKIGCRLHRRIAARLLP from the coding sequence ATGACAACAGTTGGACAGATGCTGATGGTGGGCGTGGAGGGGAAGAAACTCACATCCCTTCACCGCCTCTTCCTCAAGGAGACCGGCGCCGGGGGCGTGATCCTCTTTTCGCGCAACTACGAGTCGCCGAAACAGGTCGCGCGTTTCATAGCAGACCTCAGAGCAGCCTCCGACGTCCCGCTCATCATAGGCGTGGACCAGGAGGGGGGGAGGGTTGCGCGGTTCGGGAAGCCGTTCACGAAGGTCCCCCCGATGGCCGCGCTCGGCAGGGCGGGCGAGGGGGGCGAGGAGCTTGCCGGGGAGCTGGGTGCGATGCTCGGGCGCGAGCTTGCGGCCGTGGGCGTGGACATCGACTTCGCCCCGGTCGTGGACGTGCTCACGAACCCCGCAAACCCAGTGATAGGAGACCGCGCCATCTCCCGCGATGCGGCACAGGTGGCGACGCTGGCCGCGGCTTTCATCAGGGGGATGCAGTCCGAGGGGGTCGCCGCGTGCGCAAAGCATTTTCCTGGGCACGGAGACACTGACGTGGATTCGCACCTCGGGCTGCCGGTCCTTCCACACAACAGGGCCAGGTTCGATGCCTGCGAATTCCTCCCCTTCAAGGCAGCCATCGAGGCGGGTGTGGCCTCGGTCATGGTCGCGCACATATCCGCACCAAACCTGGACCGCGATGCCCCTACTTCTGTCTCCAAACCTGTGATGACCGACATCCTGCGCAAGGGGCTGGGCTTCGACGGGCTCGTCTTCACCGACGATCTGATCATGAAGGGGATCTCCGACAAGTGCTCGCCGTATGAGGCCGGTTGGAGATCGATCGCTGCCGGCGCGGACATGGTCCTCGTCTGCCACAGGCCGGACGAACAGCGCGCAACGTTGGAGGGCATCAGGCGGGCGGTGTCAGAGGGCTGGATAGACATGGCCACCTTGACCTCCTCGCTCAAGCGGCTGGAGAGGTTCAGGGCCAGGTTCCCCGGTCCTGAGAAGAGGCCCCCCATGCGCAAGATCGGCTGCCGCCTACATCGCAGGATCGCAGCTCGGCTCCTTCCATAG
- the nikB gene encoding nickel ABC transporter permease, whose product MIKRLFTAIPVLLAVSTIVFFLIHAIPGDPVDLILGEQAIAADRVELAREMGLDRPVAEQYVKFLGGLVTGNWGRSIFDKRPVTELIGERWSATFWLALCAMLVAVAAAIPAGVFAAVRKGSVWDQLTMTASLIGISVPSFWLGPVLILLFSVELGWLPISGRDSPHSLILPAITLGAALAAMIARLTRSSMIEEIKREYVTTARSKGLSENSVIFKHALRNAINPVITIVGLQVGALLAGAIIAEKIFSWPGLGSLLMESIARRDYPVVQGCILAISFAYVVVNLVTDCLYRVADPRVKL is encoded by the coding sequence GTGATCAAACGGCTTTTCACCGCGATCCCGGTCCTTCTGGCCGTGTCCACGATCGTCTTCTTCCTGATACACGCGATTCCGGGCGATCCTGTGGATCTCATACTCGGCGAGCAGGCGATAGCCGCGGACCGGGTTGAGCTCGCGCGCGAGATGGGCCTCGATCGGCCGGTGGCCGAGCAATACGTGAAATTCTTGGGCGGGCTGGTGACCGGGAACTGGGGCCGATCGATCTTCGACAAGAGGCCGGTGACCGAACTCATAGGCGAGCGCTGGTCGGCCACCTTCTGGCTTGCGCTATGCGCGATGCTCGTCGCAGTGGCCGCGGCCATACCCGCGGGGGTCTTCGCGGCCGTGCGCAAGGGGTCGGTCTGGGACCAGCTCACGATGACCGCCTCCCTCATCGGCATCTCCGTGCCCAGCTTCTGGCTCGGCCCTGTCCTGATCCTCCTCTTCAGCGTGGAGCTTGGGTGGCTGCCGATCTCCGGCCGCGACTCGCCGCACTCGCTCATACTTCCGGCGATAACCCTGGGTGCCGCGCTGGCGGCGATGATAGCGAGGCTCACGCGCTCCTCCATGATAGAGGAGATAAAGAGGGAGTACGTGACCACCGCCCGCTCCAAGGGGCTTTCGGAGAACAGCGTGATATTCAAACACGCGCTCCGGAACGCGATCAACCCGGTGATCACGATCGTGGGGCTCCAAGTCGGCGCCCTGCTCGCAGGCGCTATCATCGCCGAGAAGATCTTCAGCTGGCCGGGGCTGGGCTCCCTGCTCATGGAGTCCATCGCGAGGCGCGACTATCCGGTCGTCCAGGGCTGCATACTTGCGATCTCGTTCGCGTATGTGGTCGTCAACCTCGTAACAGACTGTCTCTACAGGGTCGCGGACCCGAGGGTGAAACTGTGA